In a genomic window of Bacillales bacterium:
- the ytkD gene encoding nucleoside triphosphatase YtkD, translating to MITFEDFYNNTVQFSFRDHPFSEDPKHVWVICKFCNHWLLTEHPRRGWEFPGGKVEDGETAEEAAIREVFEETGATVSDLSYIAQYKVEGRSGTIVKNVYYASISQIESKEDYHETNGPIFLHYVPRGLRNKKKYSFMMKDDVLMKSLESIKQRGL from the coding sequence ATCATCACTTTCGAAGATTTTTATAACAATACTGTCCAATTTTCATTTCGGGATCATCCCTTTTCCGAAGATCCGAAACATGTTTGGGTCATTTGCAAATTTTGCAACCATTGGCTGCTGACCGAACATCCCCGCCGCGGCTGGGAATTTCCCGGCGGAAAAGTCGAGGACGGCGAAACCGCCGAAGAGGCGGCAATACGCGAAGTGTTTGAAGAAACCGGCGCCACCGTTTCCGACTTGTCCTACATCGCCCAATACAAAGTGGAAGGACGCAGCGGCACAATCGTGAAAAATGTGTACTATGCTTCAATTTCCCAAATCGAATCGAAGGAAGATTACCATGAAACGAACGGCCCGATCTTTCTGCATTACGTTCCGAGAGGGCTTCGCAACAAGAAGAAATACAGCTTCATGATGAAAGACGACGTGCTCATGAAAAGCCTTGAATCGATCAAACAGCGAGGCTTGTGA
- a CDS encoding O-methyltransferase, with protein MANMNEEQYIRSRFAEEDEHLKGVLKSIEAKGMPNISLPPETAKCITLLAKLSGARDALEIGALGGYSGISIMRGLPEDGRLTSLELNPDYARLAEQNLAKAGFAGRVTYMTGPALESLQSLTEAGRKFDLFLIDADKKNYENYLDAAVKLANPGAVLFADNVLWRGRVYDPDDQDAITVSMRSFNEKVAAHPQLESLLLPIGDGLMVSRVRA; from the coding sequence GTGGCCAACATGAACGAGGAACAATACATCCGCTCGCGATTTGCGGAAGAAGACGAACATCTCAAAGGCGTTTTGAAAAGCATTGAAGCCAAAGGAATGCCGAACATTTCACTGCCGCCGGAAACCGCCAAGTGCATTACGCTGCTTGCAAAATTGAGCGGAGCGCGCGATGCGCTCGAAATCGGCGCGCTCGGCGGTTACAGCGGGATCAGCATTATGCGCGGTTTGCCGGAAGACGGACGCTTGACGTCGCTCGAACTGAACCCCGATTATGCTCGGCTGGCAGAACAAAACTTGGCGAAAGCGGGATTTGCCGGACGAGTCACCTACATGACGGGGCCGGCTCTCGAAAGTTTGCAATCATTGACGGAGGCCGGGCGGAAATTTGATTTGTTTTTGATCGACGCCGACAAGAAAAATTACGAAAATTATTTGGACGCTGCCGTGAAGTTGGCGAATCCCGGGGCGGTCTTATTTGCGGACAACGTGCTTTGGCGTGGACGCGTGTACGATCCTGATGATCAAGATGCAATCACCGTTTCGATGCGGAGCTTCAATGAAAAAGTGGCCGCTCATCCGCAGCTCGAATCTCTCTTATTGCCCATCGGCGACGGATTGATGGTGTCTCGTGTCCGAGCATAA
- a CDS encoding alpha/beta hydrolase codes for MKIWETERPRATIVLVHGSGEHHGRYEWLIQRFRKERFNVLIGDLPGHGEHAETPGHIATFDEYIRTVDGWLAEAGKSGLPVVLFGHSLGGLIVIRTLMETSRKPAAVLLSSPCLGLTFPPAFYLRAFAKAMNTVAPGLLVRIKRNGRNPLATRNVEQLRKDEKDPLILTKVSIRWYNELERAMTLAFEKTVDFPDVPLLVLQAGDDKIVSRDKVFEWYERLPIQIRAYKEWDGLYHELFNEPEREEVFQAALAFLEERLTALDS; via the coding sequence ATGAAAATTTGGGAAACGGAACGGCCGCGGGCGACAATCGTGCTCGTGCACGGTTCGGGAGAACATCACGGCCGTTACGAATGGCTCATTCAACGGTTCAGGAAGGAACGTTTTAACGTGCTGATCGGCGATCTTCCCGGCCATGGGGAACATGCAGAAACACCGGGACATATCGCAACGTTTGATGAGTATATTCGTACGGTGGACGGATGGTTGGCGGAAGCGGGAAAAAGCGGGTTGCCGGTCGTCTTGTTCGGGCACAGCCTCGGCGGATTGATCGTGATTCGCACGTTGATGGAAACGTCAAGAAAGCCGGCCGCCGTCCTGTTGTCTTCGCCGTGTCTCGGACTCACTTTCCCGCCGGCATTTTATTTAAGAGCTTTTGCAAAAGCTATGAACACGGTCGCGCCCGGATTGCTGGTCCGGATCAAACGCAACGGCCGTAATCCGCTGGCGACGAGAAACGTCGAGCAATTGCGTAAAGACGAGAAAGATCCGCTCATTTTGACAAAAGTCTCGATTCGCTGGTACAACGAATTGGAGCGCGCAATGACGCTCGCTTTTGAAAAAACAGTCGATTTTCCCGACGTCCCGCTTCTCGTCCTGCAAGCCGGCGACGACAAAATCGTCAGCAGGGACAAGGTGTTCGAATGGTACGAACGTCTCCCGATTCAAATCCGGGCCTATAAGGAGTGGGACGGTCTGTATCACGAATTATTCAATGAACCGGAACGCGAGGAAGTTTTTCAGGCGGCGCTCGCTTTTCTTGAAGAGCGGTTGACGGCTCTCGACAGCTGA
- the metK gene encoding methionine adenosyltransferase, protein MAQPKDRRLFTSESVTEGHPDKICDQISDAILDEILKDDPNARVACETVVNTGLVLVTGEITTTTYVDISKIARETIRDIGYTRAKYGFDADTCSVLTSIDEQSPEIAQAVSEALEKREGRMTDNEIEAIGAGDQGLMFGFAVNETPEFMPLPIALAHRMSKRLSDVRKQEIVDYVRPDGKTQVTVEYGADGKPKRVDTIVISVQHHPEVALEQIQKDMKEHVIKEVVPEQFLDAETKYFINPTGRFVIGGPQGDAGLTGRKIIVDTYGGYARHGGGAFSGKDPTKVDRSASYAARYAAKNIVAAGLADKCEVQIAYAIGVSQPVSISVDTFGTGKVAESKLEKLVNNNFDLRPAGIIKMLDLRRPIYKNTAAYGHFGRLDVEFPWEKTDKAEALREQAGL, encoded by the coding sequence ATGGCGCAGCCAAAAGACCGGAGGTTGTTTACTTCCGAATCGGTAACGGAAGGGCATCCGGACAAAATATGCGATCAAATCTCGGACGCAATCCTCGACGAAATCTTAAAGGATGATCCGAACGCGCGCGTCGCTTGTGAGACTGTCGTCAATACCGGGCTCGTACTCGTAACCGGTGAGATTACAACGACGACCTACGTCGATATTTCAAAAATCGCCAGAGAGACAATCAGAGACATTGGCTACACGCGTGCCAAATACGGTTTCGATGCCGACACATGTTCCGTGCTGACGTCGATCGACGAACAGTCTCCGGAGATCGCGCAAGCGGTCAGCGAAGCGTTGGAGAAAAGAGAAGGGCGCATGACCGACAATGAAATTGAAGCGATCGGCGCGGGCGATCAAGGATTGATGTTCGGTTTTGCGGTTAATGAAACGCCTGAATTCATGCCGCTTCCGATCGCACTCGCGCATCGGATGTCGAAGCGGTTAAGCGATGTCAGGAAGCAGGAAATTGTCGATTATGTACGTCCTGACGGCAAGACGCAAGTGACCGTCGAGTACGGAGCGGACGGAAAACCGAAACGAGTCGACACGATTGTCATTTCGGTACAGCATCATCCGGAAGTAGCGCTGGAGCAAATTCAAAAAGATATGAAAGAACACGTCATCAAGGAAGTCGTGCCGGAACAGTTCCTTGACGCGGAAACGAAATATTTCATCAACCCGACGGGACGGTTTGTCATCGGCGGGCCGCAAGGGGACGCCGGGTTGACTGGACGCAAGATCATTGTCGACACATACGGAGGATATGCCCGTCACGGAGGCGGGGCGTTTTCCGGAAAAGATCCGACGAAAGTAGACCGATCCGCTTCGTATGCTGCGCGTTATGCCGCGAAGAACATCGTCGCCGCCGGTCTCGCAGACAAATGTGAAGTACAGATTGCTTACGCGATCGGCGTTTCACAGCCGGTATCGATCTCCGTCGACACGTTCGGGACAGGCAAAGTGGCGGAATCGAAATTGGAAAAGCTCGTCAACAACAACTTTGATTTGCGTCCGGCCGGCATTATCAAAATGCTCGATCTGCGCCGCCCGATTTATAAAAATACGGCCGCATACGGGCATTTCGGCCGTCTCGACGTCGAATTTCCGTGGGAAAAGACCGACAAAGCGGAAGCGCTGCGGGAGCAAGCCGGCCTTTAA
- a CDS encoding GNAT family N-acetyltransferase has protein sequence MPDEDKRGNFRRRRIHCARQVDSWRTTYAGIAPDAYLRKMSVEKREAAWREILTSENAPCTYVVETNAGKVAGFCSGNEARDANVAGYNAELYAIYLLKKMQGKKLGSKLLQRLCADFASSGYTSMLVSVLTDNRPARRFYESMQGKAVGRKLTVIGGKSLQEVVYGWSDIYELNHRLNRVNAKHTDCL, from the coding sequence ATGCCGGATGAAGATAAGAGAGGCAACTTCCGCCGACGCCGGATCCATTGCGCACGTCAGGTTGACAGTTGGCGAACTACGTATGCGGGAATCGCTCCCGACGCTTACTTGCGCAAGATGTCCGTCGAAAAACGCGAGGCAGCATGGCGGGAAATCTTAACGAGTGAAAATGCACCTTGTACATACGTCGTGGAAACGAATGCGGGGAAGGTTGCCGGTTTTTGTTCGGGAAATGAAGCACGTGACGCGAATGTTGCGGGATACAACGCGGAACTGTATGCCATCTATTTGCTGAAAAAAATGCAAGGAAAGAAGCTGGGCAGCAAGCTCTTACAAAGACTTTGTGCGGATTTCGCGTCGAGCGGATACACGTCGATGCTCGTTTCGGTGTTGACCGACAACAGGCCCGCACGCCGATTTTACGAATCGATGCAAGGAAAAGCTGTCGGCCGCAAGTTGACGGTCATTGGCGGCAAATCGTTGCAGGAGGTCGTCTACGGATGGTCCGACATATACGAGCTGAACCATCGGCTTAACCGGGTTAACGCGAAACATACGGATTGTCTTTGA
- the pckA gene encoding phosphoenolpyruvate carboxykinase (ATP), with protein sequence MSTISFVSNLEQTLEKTNTHVNLSAAELTEKAIERGEGYLTSTGALRVVTGKYTGRSPKDKYIVNERSSSSAIHWGTVNQPIGEERFKRLYEKVLNYLGKQDCFVFAGYAGADPDYRMAVRVVTEYAWHNLFARQLFIRSDGEEPANYHADFTVISAPGFHADPEIDGTKSETFIIISFEHRIVLIGGTEYAGEIKKSIFSVMNYLLPEKNVMPMHCSANVGSEGDVALFFGLSGTGKTTLSADPHRKLIGDDEHGWSDNGVFNIEGGCYAKCINLSQAKEPQIWNAIRFGAVVENVIVDEDTRVVDYADTRLTENTRAAYPIESIDNIVLPSMAGHPNTIVFLTADAFGVLPPISKLTREQAMYHFISGYTSKLAGTERGITSPQATFSTCFAEPFLPLRPQQYAEMLGDKIERHQTEVYLVNTGWTGGPYGTGKRINLSHTRAMIRAALEGELSNAETVTDPIFGLNVPVACPGVPDAVLQPKKTWSDPDAYDEKARALADQFKENFKKFEAMPETVKNGGPN encoded by the coding sequence ATGAGCACAATTTCTTTCGTCTCGAACCTTGAACAAACGTTGGAAAAAACGAATACGCACGTCAATCTTTCTGCCGCCGAATTGACTGAGAAAGCGATCGAGCGCGGCGAAGGTTACTTGACTTCGACGGGGGCTTTACGGGTGGTCACAGGCAAATACACGGGACGCTCCCCGAAGGATAAATACATTGTGAACGAACGATCCAGTTCCTCAGCGATCCATTGGGGAACGGTCAATCAACCGATCGGCGAAGAACGCTTTAAACGGTTGTACGAAAAAGTCTTGAATTACTTAGGCAAGCAAGATTGCTTTGTCTTTGCTGGATATGCGGGGGCGGACCCAGACTACCGCATGGCCGTGCGGGTCGTGACCGAATATGCTTGGCACAATTTGTTCGCCCGTCAGCTTTTCATCCGCTCGGACGGAGAAGAACCGGCGAATTATCATGCCGATTTCACCGTTATCTCTGCGCCGGGATTTCACGCGGATCCGGAAATCGACGGAACGAAATCGGAAACGTTTATCATCATCTCTTTCGAACATCGTATCGTGTTGATCGGCGGAACTGAATATGCCGGAGAAATCAAAAAGTCGATCTTCTCGGTCATGAACTATTTGCTCCCGGAAAAAAACGTCATGCCGATGCACTGCTCGGCCAATGTCGGCTCCGAAGGAGACGTTGCCTTGTTTTTCGGGCTTTCCGGCACTGGGAAAACGACGTTATCGGCTGATCCGCACCGAAAGTTGATCGGCGATGATGAACACGGCTGGTCCGATAACGGCGTCTTTAACATCGAAGGCGGGTGCTACGCGAAGTGCATCAACTTGTCTCAGGCAAAAGAACCGCAAATTTGGAACGCGATTCGCTTCGGAGCGGTTGTTGAAAATGTTATCGTCGACGAAGATACGCGGGTCGTTGACTATGCGGATACGAGGTTGACGGAAAATACGCGAGCCGCCTATCCAATCGAATCGATCGACAACATCGTTCTTCCGAGCATGGCCGGCCATCCGAATACGATCGTCTTTTTGACAGCCGATGCTTTCGGCGTGTTGCCGCCCATCAGCAAATTGACACGCGAGCAAGCGATGTACCACTTTATTTCCGGTTACACGAGCAAGCTCGCCGGAACCGAGCGCGGCATCACGTCTCCGCAGGCGACATTCTCGACTTGTTTTGCGGAACCGTTCCTTCCTTTGCGTCCGCAACAATATGCGGAAATGCTCGGCGATAAAATTGAACGTCACCAAACCGAAGTTTATCTCGTGAATACAGGTTGGACCGGAGGCCCTTACGGCACAGGCAAACGAATTAACCTTTCCCATACCCGTGCGATGATACGCGCAGCGCTTGAAGGCGAATTGTCGAATGCGGAAACGGTGACGGACCCGATTTTCGGACTGAACGTTCCGGTTGCATGTCCCGGCGTTCCCGACGCCGTCCTGCAACCGAAAAAGACGTGGAGTGATCCTGACGCTTACGATGAAAAGGCACGAGCGTTGGCGGATCAATTCAAAGAGAATTTCAAAAAATTTGAAGCCATGCCCGAAACGGTAAAAAACGGCGGTCCGAATTAA
- a CDS encoding DNA-3-methyladenine glycosylase, with protein sequence MSEHKKKCTESVPFTLPTLALAKRLLGCELVYEPDDGTMAGVIVETEAYLGPEDRAAHSYGGRRTKRTEVMYGKPGHAYLYRSYGIHVCLNVVSGPEEKPEAILIRALQPTQGEQKMAKNRGFASTDGMTPKKRRSLTNGPGKLVQALGIPFAYYGHDLTEPPLSIRWRPAKAEDEIASGPRIGINNSGEARDYPYRFWLKDNPYVSR encoded by the coding sequence GTGTCCGAGCATAAGAAAAAATGTACGGAATCCGTACCGTTTACACTTCCGACCTTGGCACTGGCGAAACGACTGCTCGGATGCGAGCTCGTATATGAACCCGACGACGGTACGATGGCCGGCGTGATCGTGGAAACAGAAGCGTACTTAGGTCCGGAAGATCGCGCGGCCCACTCGTACGGCGGGCGGCGAACGAAGCGTACAGAAGTCATGTACGGGAAACCGGGACATGCGTATTTGTACCGGAGTTATGGCATTCACGTATGCTTAAATGTCGTCAGCGGACCGGAAGAAAAGCCGGAGGCGATTCTCATCCGCGCCCTGCAACCGACGCAAGGCGAACAGAAAATGGCAAAAAACCGCGGGTTTGCAAGCACCGACGGCATGACGCCGAAAAAGCGAAGGTCGTTGACAAACGGTCCCGGAAAGTTGGTCCAAGCGCTCGGCATTCCGTTTGCGTATTACGGTCACGATTTGACAGAGCCGCCGTTATCGATCCGATGGAGACCCGCAAAGGCTGAAGACGAGATCGCCTCCGGGCCGCGAATCGGCATTAACAACAGCGGCGAAGCGCGTGACTATCCGTACAGGTTTTGGCTCAAAGACAATCCGTATGTTTCGCGTTAA